One region of Juglans regia cultivar Chandler chromosome 4, Walnut 2.0, whole genome shotgun sequence genomic DNA includes:
- the LOC109008399 gene encoding triacylglycerol lipase SDP1-like: MDISNEATVDPFSIGPSTIVGRTIAFRILFCKSISHTRHQILRVLLNFFYRFRDFVAPMLAWLHPRNPQGILAMVTIIAFLLKRYTNVKQRAEMAYRRNFWRNMMGTALTYEEWAHAAKMLDKETPRMNESDLYDEELMRNKLQELRHRRQEGSLRDIIFCMRADLIRNLGNMCNPELHKERLQVPKLIKEYIVEVSTQLRMVCDSDSEELLLEEKLAFMHETRHAFGRTALLLSGGASLGAFHVGVVRTLVEHKLLPRIIAGSSVGSIVCAVVATRSWPELQSFFEDSLHSLQFFDQMGGIFTVVKRVMTQGVVHEIRKLQMMLRHLTSNLTFQEAYDMTGQILGITVCSPRKHEPPRCLNYLTSPHVVIWSAVTASCAFPGLFEAQELMAKDRSGEIVPYHPPFHLNPEEGSGTHVRRWRDGSLEIDLPMMQLKELFNVNHFIVSQANPHIAPLLRMKEFVRAYGGNFAAKLAHLTEMEVKHRCNQVLELGFPLGGLAKLFAQDWEGDVTVVMPATLAQYSKILQNPSSVELQKAANQGRRCTWEKLSAIKANCGIELALDECVAILNHMRRLKRSAERAAASSHGLAGTAKFNASKRIPSWNCIARENSTGSLEEDLLADVSASFLQGVGGSTGGGPSSKNLRAHRNMHDGSDSESDSVDLNSWTRSGGPLMRTTSAEMFIHFVQNMDIDAERNRGLIANRNSAALQIAGNNQYYHSSRVTTPDRSPKSAEFDQRDLFNRVSSNSSSLTVAEGDLLQPETTHDGIVFNIVKKEDLTVSTRSHDAESYDSDVPECVQLDCLEKEIDASSASEYGDDNVTTTNSLNIPESTSRDHSGIDGGSSQHVVDS, encoded by the exons ATGGATATTAGTAACGAGGCCACTGTTGATCCTTTTTCAATAGGACCTTCAACCATTGTTGGTCGGACAATAGCTTTTAGAATTTTGTTCTGCAAGTCAATCTCACATACGAGACATCAAATACTTCGCGTGTTGTTGAATTTTTTCTATAGATTCAGGGACTTTGTGGCACCCATGTTAGCATGGTTGCATCCCCGGAACCCGCAAGGGATATTGGCAATGGTGACAATAATTGCCTTTTTGCTGAAACGATACACAAATGTAAAACAGAGAGCTGAAATGGCTTATCGGAGAAATTTTTGGAGAAATATGATGGGAACTGCATTGACCTATGAGGAATGGGCTCATGCTGCGAAGATGCTAGATAAAGAGACCCCAAGGATGAATGAATCTGACCTATATGATGAAGAATTGATGAGGAACAAGCTTCAAGAGCTCCGCCATCGTCGCCAAGAAGGATCTCTGAGAGATATAATCTTTTGCATGCGAGCCGACCTTATCAGAAATCTTGGCAATATGTGCAACCCCGAGCTTCACAAAGAAAGGCTTCAAGTGCCCAAACTCATAAAGGAATACATCGTTGAGGTCTCAACTCAATTGAGAATGGTTTGTGATTCGGATTCAGAGGAGCTATTATTAGAAGAGAAGCTTGCTTTCATGCATGAAACAAGGCATGCCTTTGGGAGGACAGCTTTACTTTTGAGTGGGGGTGCTTCCCTAGGAGCTTTTCATGTTGGCGTGGTTAGAACACTGGTTGAGCATAAGCTTTTGCCCCGGATAATTGCTGGCTCTAGTGTAGGATCCATTGTGTGCGCTGTGGTTGCCACTAGATCGTGGCCTGAGCTGCAAAGTTTTTTTGAGGATTCTCTGCACTCATTGCAGTTTTTTGATCAGATGGGTGGGATTTTTACTGTAGTGAAGAGGGTCATGACACAAGGGGTTGTTCATGAAATtaggaagttgcaaatgatgcTGAGGCATCTAACAAGTAACCTTACATTTCAAGAAGCTTATGACATGACAGGTCAAATTCTTGGTATAACGGTTTGCTCCCCAAGGAAGCATGAACCGCCTAGATGCCTTAACTACTTGACTTCACCTCATGTTGTCATATGGAGTGCAGTGACTGCTTCTTGTGCCTTCCCTGGCCTCTTCGAGGCCCAGGAGCTGATGGCTAAGGATAGAAGCGGAGAGATTGTTCCTTATCATCCACCATTCCATCTGAATCCTGAGGAGGGCTCTGGCACTCATGTGCGTCGCTGGAGGGATGGTAGCCTAGAGATAGATTTACCTATGATGCAATTGAAAGAACTGTTCAATGTGAATCATTTTATTGTCAGTCAGGCAAATCCTCATATAGCACCATTATTGAGGATGAAGGAATTTGTGAGAGCCTACGGAGGCAACTTTGCTGCCAAG CTTGCCCATCTCACCGAGATGGAGGTGAAACACAGATGCAACCAGGTACTGGAACTTGGTTTCCCTTTAGGTGGACTTGCCAAGCTCTTTGCTCAAGATTGGGAGGGTGATGTCACCGTTGTTATGCCTGCCACTCTTGCTCAG TactcaaaaattttacaaaacccaTCATCCGTGGAGCTTCAAAAGGCAGCAAACCAAGGGAGAAGGTGCACTTGGGAGAAGCTTTCGGCAATAAAAGCAAACTGTGGGATTGAGCTCGCTCTTGATGAGTGTGTTGCAATTCTCAACCACATGCGAAGACTCAAAAGGAGTGCTGAGAGAGCTGCTGCTTCTTCTCATGGCCTAGCTGGCACAGCCAAATTCAATGCTTCCAAAAGGATTCCTTCTTGGAACTGCATTGCACGGGAGAATTCCACTGGCTCCCTTGAAGAAGACCTTCTTGCAGATGTTTCTGCCTCATTTCTTCAAGGAGTTGGTGGATCCACAGGCGGGGGACCTTCTAGTAAAAATTTACGAGCACACCGGAACATGCATGATGGAAGTGATAGTGAGTCCGACAGTGTCGATCTAAATTCTTGGACAAGATCAGGTGGGCCCTTGATGAGGACTACTTCAGCTGAAatgtttattcattttgtcCAAAATATGGATATTGATGCTGAACGAAATAGAGGTTTAATAGCTAATCGCAACTCAGCTGCACTTCAAATAGCAGGCAACAATCAATATTATCATAGCTCAAGGGTAACAACACCGGATAGAAGCCCAAAAAGCGCAGAGTTTGATCAGAGGGATCTTTTCAATAGAGTTTCCAGTAATAGTTCCAGCTTAACGGTGGCGGAAGGTGATCTTTTGCAGCCAGAGACGACCCACGACGGCATTGTGTTTAATATTGTTAAGAAAGAAGATTTAACAGTATCAACTAGGAGTCATGATGCGGAAAGTTACGACAGTGACGTTCCTGAATGTGTGCAACTTGACTGTcttgaaaaagagattgatgcTAGCTCTGCATCTGAATATGGTGACGATAATGTCACTACAACAAACAGTCTTAATATTCCAGAATCTACTTCTAGGGATCATTCTGGCATAGATGGTGGCAGCAGTCAGCATGTTGTGGATAGCTGA
- the LOC109008400 gene encoding probable calcium-binding protein CML36, translating to MKLIKINPKNLIVSPKRFFRSKKDRSSVSGSDPFSFGSGTSSSSGSDASTSIHKPGSGVGIADLGTPKSVLPEISGNWSDSSADMHAELVQTFKFMDNYHDGRVSRKELEALLSRMGAEPPSEEELTMMLSEVDRDGDGCISLQALLSSVGSASEPACDSELRETFDFFDTDHDGMITAEELLGFFTAIGDERCTIEDCRRMIAGVDKNGDGFVCFEDFSRMMELQR from the coding sequence ATGAAGCTCATCAAGATCAACCCGAAGAACCTCATTGTCAGCCCCAAGCGCTTCTTTCGGTCCAAGAAGGACCGGTCCTCCGTGTCCGGGTCCGACCCTTTTTCGTTTGGATCCGGAACTTCGTCGTCCTCGGGTTCCGACGCCTCCACGTCGATCCATAAGCCCGGTTCTGGCGTCGGCATCGCCGATCTTGGGACCCCCAAGAGCGTCCTGCCCGAGATATCGGGTAACTGGTCCGATTCCTCGGCCGATATGCATGCGGAACTCGTGCAAACGTTCAAGTTCATGGACAATTACCACGACGGCAGAGTGTCAAGGAAAGAGCTGGAGGCGCTGCTGAGTAGGATGGGAGCCGAGCCACCGAGCGAGGAGGAGCTGACGATGATGCTGAGCGAGGTGGATCGGGACGGCGACGGGTGCATAAGCCTGCAGGCGCTGCTGAGTAGCGTGGGTTCGGCTAGCGAGCCGGCTTGCGACTCGGAACTGCGCGAGACGTTCGATTTCTTCGACACGGATCACGACGGGATGATCACGGCGGAGGAGCTGTTGGGATTTTTTACGGCTATAGGGGACGAAAGGTGCACGATAGAGGATTGCAGGCGCATGATAGCCGGTGTGGACAAGAACGGCGACGGGTTCGTGTGCTTCGAGGACTTCTCGCGTATGATGGAGCTGCAGAGATGA